In Vibrio sp. 10N, the following proteins share a genomic window:
- the ald gene encoding alanine dehydrogenase, protein MIIGVPKEIKNHEYRVGMVPASVRELISHGHEVYVETNAGSGIGFSDDDYIAVGASILPTAADVFAKAEMIVKVKEPQAVERAMLREGQILFTYLHLAPDFPQTEELIKSKAVCIAYETVTDNMGRLPLLAPMSEVAGRMSIQAGAQTLEKSNGGRGLLLGGVPGVEPAKVVVVGGGVVGSNAARMAVGMRADVTILDRNIDTLRVLDEEFQGRAKVVYSTEDALEKHVLEADLVIGAVLVPGAAAPKLVTKEHIAKMKPGAAVVDVAIDQGGCFETSHATTHAEPTYIVDDVVHYCVANMPGAVARTSTFALNNATLPYIIKLANKGYQQALTEDKGFLDGLNVIHGKVTCKEVAESFDLEYVEPATAIAMFN, encoded by the coding sequence ATGATAATTGGCGTACCTAAGGAAATCAAAAACCACGAATACCGTGTTGGTATGGTCCCAGCAAGCGTTAGAGAGTTAATCTCACACGGCCATGAGGTTTACGTTGAAACTAACGCAGGTTCTGGTATTGGTTTTTCAGACGATGATTACATCGCTGTAGGCGCATCCATTCTTCCTACCGCTGCAGACGTCTTCGCGAAAGCAGAGATGATTGTAAAGGTCAAAGAACCCCAAGCTGTCGAGCGTGCTATGCTACGTGAAGGACAAATTTTATTCACGTATCTCCATCTAGCACCAGATTTTCCACAAACTGAAGAGCTAATCAAAAGCAAAGCTGTCTGCATTGCCTATGAGACTGTAACAGATAATATGGGTCGTTTGCCACTACTAGCACCAATGTCAGAGGTCGCTGGGCGAATGTCTATACAGGCTGGTGCACAAACACTCGAAAAGTCCAATGGTGGACGTGGTCTACTACTTGGTGGCGTACCAGGTGTTGAACCGGCGAAAGTCGTCGTCGTTGGTGGCGGTGTAGTGGGCTCTAACGCTGCTCGCATGGCTGTCGGTATGCGTGCAGACGTCACTATCCTCGACCGCAATATTGATACATTACGCGTTTTGGACGAAGAATTCCAGGGTCGCGCAAAAGTTGTTTATTCTACAGAAGACGCACTTGAGAAGCATGTTCTAGAAGCAGATCTCGTTATTGGTGCGGTTTTGGTTCCTGGTGCTGCGGCTCCGAAGCTAGTCACCAAAGAGCACATCGCTAAGATGAAGCCTGGTGCGGCAGTGGTTGACGTTGCAATCGACCAAGGTGGTTGCTTCGAAACCTCTCACGCTACAACGCACGCAGAACCAACTTACATCGTTGATGACGTAGTTCACTACTGTGTTGCTAACATGCCAGGTGCGGTTGCTCGTACATCTACATTTGCACTTAACAACGCGACGCTTCCTTACATCATCAAGCTTGCGAACAAAGGCTACCAGCAAGCACTGACTGAAGACAAAGGCTTCTTAGACGGTCTAAACGTGATTCACGGTAAAGTGACCTGTAAAGAAGTGGCTGAAAGCTTCGACCTTGAATACGTAGAGCCAGCAACGGCGATTGCGATGTTCAACTAA
- the lrp gene encoding leucine-responsive transcriptional regulator Lrp, with protein MADNYKKPSKELDRIDRNILNELQKDGRISNVELSKRVGLSPTPCLERVRLLERQGYITGYTALLNPQYLDASLLVFVEITLNRGAPDVFEQFNTAVQKLDDIQECHLVSGDFDYLLKTRVSDMSAYRKLLGDTLLRLPGVNDTRTYVVMEEVKQTNQLVIKTR; from the coding sequence ATGGCAGACAACTATAAGAAGCCGTCCAAGGAACTAGACCGAATTGATCGCAACATTCTTAATGAATTGCAGAAAGATGGTCGTATTTCAAACGTAGAACTGTCTAAACGCGTAGGTCTCTCGCCTACACCGTGTTTAGAACGTGTACGTCTCCTAGAGAGACAGGGTTATATTACGGGCTATACCGCGCTCCTCAATCCGCAGTACTTAGATGCTTCACTACTCGTGTTCGTAGAGATCACGCTAAACCGTGGTGCACCTGATGTGTTTGAGCAGTTCAATACAGCGGTACAAAAACTGGACGATATTCAAGAGTGTCATCTTGTGTCTGGTGATTTCGACTATCTTTTGAAAACAAGGGTGTCGGATATGAGCGCATATCGTAAACTTTTAGGGGATACTTTGCTTCGCCTTCCTGGTGTGAACGACACACGAACCTACGTGGTGATGGAAGAAGTGAAACAAACTAACCAGCTAGTGATTAAAACGCGCTAG
- a CDS encoding DNA translocase FtsK 4TM domain-containing protein: MFKQDKKRVETIIKTSEEPQAIRLNGFQRLRECCFILAVLTSILLAIALFTFSPADPSWSQTSWGSDIQNAGGFVGAWLADTLFFVFGSLAYPIPFITAFSAWVFFRNRDEDDPIDLMIWGTRLLGLTVLILTSCGLADINFDDIWYFSSGGVIGDVLTSLSLPTLNVLGTTLVLLFLWGAGFTLLTGISWLRIVEWIGDSVLSMSAALVNKVRGTKEEVYEPVLDDQESDDTDELPRFSADSAVQEAPPASKKQYNIHVPDSTPSVSDVEPETAYDPLFAKPEDDASLDTQAPQQVNVAKSAQPVEELSQPVQVEAAVQNTVQPQQPQQPQQPQVERTRQLGATIEELENAARSSDDYANQGEEPEWPASSISAPMAAATSGAAMANAEPTISEPFVEPVNSETMFDPQPQPEPQSSEQPATTQTESAAYSVDDSVQQTQPQVFEEVEEVEDFTPPWVDSADIEIEPSTSHIEPTVDLNALDAEVESEPVDQDVEAFQNMVADAQKAQVAKMNPFLVQQEQNLPKPAEPMPTLELLYHPEKRENFIDREALENIARLVESKLADYKIKAEVVDIFPGPVITRFELDLAPGVKVSRISGLSMDLARSLSAMAVRVVEVIPGKPYVGLELPNMTRQTVFFSDVVGSQAFIDSKSPTTVVLGQDIAGEAVVADLSKMPHVLVAGTTGSGKSVGVNVMILSMLYKATPEDVRFIMIDPKMLELSIYEGIPHLLSEVVTDMKDASNALRWCVGEMERRYKLMSALGVRNIKGFNDKLKMAAEAGHPIHDPLWQEGDSMDPEPPLLEKLPYIVVVVDEFADLMMVVGKKVEELIARLAQKARAAGIHLILATQRPSVDVITGLIKANIPTRVAFTVSTKTDSRTILDQGGAESLLGMGDMLYLPPGSSHTTRVHGAFASDDDVHAVVNNWKARGKPNYIDEITNGEQSPETLLPGEKMEGDEEMDPLFDQVVEHVVQSRRGSVSGVQRRFKIGYNRAARIVEQLEAQGIVSAPGHNGNREVLAPAPPKD, encoded by the coding sequence ATGTTCAAACAGGACAAAAAAAGAGTCGAAACGATTATTAAGACGAGCGAAGAGCCTCAAGCGATTCGTCTGAACGGATTTCAACGGTTAAGAGAATGTTGTTTTATCTTAGCTGTACTTACCTCTATTCTACTAGCTATTGCCTTGTTCACCTTTAGCCCCGCTGATCCATCATGGTCGCAGACTTCATGGGGCAGCGATATCCAAAATGCGGGTGGCTTTGTCGGTGCATGGCTAGCAGACACTTTATTTTTTGTTTTTGGCTCTCTGGCTTATCCCATTCCTTTCATTACCGCATTCAGTGCGTGGGTGTTCTTTCGTAATCGTGACGAAGATGACCCTATTGATTTGATGATCTGGGGTACGCGTCTACTTGGCCTAACCGTACTTATCCTAACGAGCTGTGGTCTCGCTGACATAAACTTTGATGATATCTGGTATTTCTCATCAGGTGGTGTGATTGGTGATGTGCTAACCAGCTTGTCTTTACCAACGCTTAATGTGCTTGGTACGACTTTGGTGCTGCTATTTCTTTGGGGGGCGGGCTTTACCTTACTAACGGGTATTTCTTGGCTGCGAATCGTAGAGTGGATTGGTGACAGTGTGCTATCGATGAGCGCAGCGCTAGTAAATAAGGTTCGCGGTACTAAAGAAGAAGTGTATGAGCCTGTACTTGACGACCAAGAATCCGACGACACAGATGAGCTCCCTCGCTTTAGCGCAGACAGCGCTGTGCAAGAGGCACCGCCAGCGAGCAAGAAGCAGTACAACATCCATGTCCCAGACTCGACGCCTTCAGTTTCAGACGTAGAGCCTGAAACTGCTTATGACCCGCTGTTTGCAAAACCAGAAGACGACGCTTCACTAGATACGCAGGCTCCACAACAAGTAAATGTGGCTAAATCTGCACAGCCTGTCGAAGAGTTGTCTCAACCAGTGCAAGTTGAAGCAGCCGTACAGAATACTGTGCAACCTCAGCAACCTCAGCAACCTCAGCAACCTCAGGTTGAGCGCACTCGTCAGCTCGGCGCGACGATTGAAGAGCTGGAAAATGCGGCTCGCTCAAGTGATGACTATGCGAATCAGGGAGAAGAGCCGGAGTGGCCAGCGTCAAGCATTTCTGCGCCAATGGCTGCTGCCACGTCAGGCGCAGCGATGGCAAACGCGGAGCCTACTATCTCTGAACCATTTGTCGAGCCAGTTAATAGTGAGACAATGTTTGATCCTCAGCCTCAACCTGAGCCTCAAAGCAGTGAGCAGCCAGCTACCACACAGACAGAATCAGCAGCCTATTCTGTGGATGACTCAGTGCAGCAGACACAACCTCAGGTATTTGAAGAAGTTGAAGAGGTCGAAGACTTTACGCCTCCATGGGTCGATAGCGCTGATATAGAAATCGAGCCTTCAACATCACACATCGAGCCTACGGTTGACCTGAATGCTCTCGATGCAGAAGTGGAAAGCGAACCCGTTGATCAAGACGTCGAAGCGTTCCAAAACATGGTGGCCGATGCGCAAAAAGCGCAGGTGGCGAAAATGAACCCGTTCTTGGTTCAGCAGGAGCAAAATCTACCAAAACCAGCAGAGCCGATGCCCACGCTGGAGCTGCTTTACCACCCTGAGAAGCGTGAAAACTTCATTGACCGAGAAGCGTTGGAAAACATCGCGCGTTTGGTCGAATCTAAGCTGGCGGACTACAAAATTAAAGCGGAAGTGGTGGATATTTTCCCAGGTCCAGTGATTACCCGTTTCGAACTTGATCTTGCGCCAGGCGTGAAAGTTAGTCGCATTTCTGGCCTTTCAATGGACTTAGCACGTTCGCTGTCTGCTATGGCGGTACGTGTCGTGGAAGTGATCCCAGGCAAGCCGTATGTAGGTCTTGAGCTGCCGAACATGACGCGTCAGACGGTGTTCTTCTCTGATGTGGTGGGTAGCCAAGCGTTTATCGATTCAAAATCACCAACCACAGTAGTGCTCGGTCAGGATATCGCTGGTGAAGCGGTTGTGGCGGATCTATCGAAAATGCCACACGTGCTTGTCGCGGGTACGACCGGTTCTGGTAAGTCTGTTGGCGTTAACGTGATGATCTTGAGCATGCTTTATAAAGCAACACCTGAAGATGTGCGCTTTATCATGATCGACCCAAAAATGTTGGAGCTGTCCATCTACGAAGGTATTCCTCATCTTCTTTCTGAGGTCGTCACCGACATGAAAGATGCCTCGAATGCACTTCGCTGGTGTGTGGGTGAGATGGAACGCCGCTACAAGCTAATGTCCGCGCTTGGTGTTCGTAACATTAAGGGCTTTAATGACAAACTGAAAATGGCGGCGGAAGCAGGTCACCCTATCCATGATCCTTTGTGGCAAGAAGGCGACAGCATGGACCCAGAACCGCCATTGCTTGAGAAACTTCCATACATCGTGGTGGTGGTCGATGAGTTTGCCGACCTAATGATGGTTGTGGGCAAGAAGGTTGAAGAACTGATCGCACGTTTGGCACAAAAAGCCCGTGCTGCGGGTATTCACTTGATACTTGCGACTCAGCGACCTTCGGTAGATGTGATCACCGGTCTAATTAAAGCCAACATTCCGACTCGTGTGGCCTTTACGGTTTCGACTAAGACAGACTCGCGCACGATTCTCGATCAAGGCGGTGCCGAATCCCTGCTTGGTATGGGTGATATGTTGTATCTGCCACCTGGCTCTAGCCATACAACTCGTGTACACGGTGCATTTGCGTCTGATGATGATGTGCATGCTGTGGTGAACAACTGGAAAGCACGTGGTAAGCCGAACTATATTGATGAAATCACCAATGGCGAGCAGTCTCCAGAGACTCTGTTGCCAGGTGAGAAGATGGAAGGCGACGAAGAAATGGACCCATTGTTCGATCAAGTTGTCGAACATGTTGTGCAGTCACGTCGAGGTTCGGTTTCAGGCGTTCAGCGCCGATTTAAGATTGGTTATAACCGCGCTGCGCGCATTGTCGAGCAGCTTGAAGCTCAAGGTATTGTGAGTGCACCGGGTCATAACGGTAACCGCGAAGTTCTCGCGCCAGCGCCACCGAAAGATTAG
- the lolA gene encoding outer membrane lipoprotein chaperone LolA — MKKWFNAAMLSVSAMGFSALAFATPQQELSDRLQLNDGFSATFTQEVTSPDGDVVMEGEGNVEISRPSMFRWVTTLPDENVLVSDGQNLWYYSPFIEQVSIYNQEQATEQTPFVLLTRNRASDWDNYSVNQQGDVFTLIPTAVDSTQGQFQINIDSKGIVHGFNVIEQDGQKGRFVFDNIKVGKPASDRFTFVVPDGVEIDDQRN; from the coding sequence ATGAAGAAATGGTTTAATGCCGCGATGTTAAGTGTTTCAGCAATGGGTTTTTCAGCCCTAGCTTTTGCAACGCCGCAACAAGAGCTGAGTGACAGGCTACAGCTCAATGATGGATTTAGCGCTACTTTTACTCAAGAAGTAACCAGCCCTGATGGGGACGTCGTTATGGAAGGGGAAGGCAATGTTGAGATTTCACGCCCAAGTATGTTTCGTTGGGTGACGACGCTGCCTGATGAAAATGTGCTGGTATCGGATGGTCAAAATCTGTGGTACTACAGCCCATTTATTGAACAGGTCAGTATTTACAATCAAGAGCAAGCAACAGAACAGACGCCATTCGTGCTACTGACACGAAATCGCGCTAGTGATTGGGACAATTACAGCGTCAACCAACAAGGCGATGTCTTTACCTTAATCCCAACGGCAGTCGACTCAACGCAAGGCCAATTTCAAATTAACATCGATAGTAAAGGCATTGTTCACGGCTTTAACGTGATTGAACAAGATGGCCAAAAAGGCCGCTTTGTTTTCGACAACATAAAAGTGGGCAAACCTGCCTCAGACCGATTTACCTTTGTTGTTCCGGATGGTGTCGAAATTGATGACCAACGGAACTAG
- a CDS encoding replication-associated recombination protein A — MRPETVEQYIGQQHILGAGKPLRRALEAGQLHSMILWGPPGTGKTTLAEVAANYANAEVERVSAVTSGVKEIRAAIERARENKLAGKRTILFVDEVHRFNKSQQDAFLPHIEDGTVTFIGATTENPSFELNNALLSRARVYKLTSLDTSDILLVLEQAKNDEQRGLGAISANFHDNVLERLAELVNGDARMSLNYLELLYDMAEDNAQGEKEITLPLLAEVAGEKVNRFDNKGDIWYDLISAVHKSIRGSNPDAALYWSARMIAAGCDPLYIARRLLAIASEDIGNADPRAMQVALSAWDCFTRVGPAEGERAIAQAIVYLACAPKSNAVYTAWKQALRDAHNLPEYEVPHHLRNAPTSLMKDMGYGAEYRYAHDEPGAYAAGERYLPPEMAGTRYYEPTNRGLETKIGEKLDYLADLDAKSPQKRYEK, encoded by the coding sequence ATGCGCCCAGAAACTGTTGAGCAATATATTGGTCAGCAGCATATTCTGGGGGCGGGGAAACCTCTAAGGCGAGCGCTTGAGGCAGGGCAACTGCACTCAATGATTTTGTGGGGGCCGCCCGGCACCGGTAAGACGACACTGGCGGAAGTCGCGGCCAACTATGCCAATGCAGAAGTGGAACGAGTGTCTGCGGTAACGTCTGGCGTCAAAGAGATCCGCGCAGCGATTGAGAGAGCTCGAGAGAACAAGCTTGCTGGCAAGCGCACGATCTTGTTTGTTGACGAGGTGCATCGCTTTAATAAAAGCCAGCAAGATGCGTTCTTGCCGCACATCGAGGACGGCACGGTCACCTTTATTGGCGCCACCACTGAAAACCCGTCATTTGAGCTCAATAACGCACTGCTTTCACGCGCTAGGGTGTACAAGCTCACCTCGTTGGATACGTCAGATATCCTGCTGGTACTCGAACAAGCGAAAAATGATGAGCAGCGTGGCCTGGGCGCCATTAGCGCGAACTTTCATGACAACGTTCTTGAGCGTCTTGCTGAATTGGTCAATGGTGACGCGAGAATGTCGCTCAATTATCTTGAGCTGCTTTATGACATGGCAGAAGACAACGCTCAAGGTGAGAAAGAGATAACACTGCCTCTGCTCGCGGAGGTTGCGGGAGAGAAGGTTAATCGTTTCGATAATAAAGGCGACATTTGGTACGACCTTATTTCGGCGGTTCATAAGTCGATTCGTGGCTCTAATCCCGATGCGGCACTTTATTGGTCCGCAAGGATGATTGCCGCAGGGTGCGACCCGCTTTATATCGCAAGGCGTTTACTCGCGATCGCATCGGAAGATATCGGTAACGCAGACCCAAGAGCAATGCAGGTCGCGCTATCTGCGTGGGACTGCTTTACTCGAGTTGGTCCTGCGGAAGGTGAACGTGCTATCGCTCAAGCTATTGTTTATCTTGCCTGTGCACCAAAGAGCAATGCTGTTTACACCGCTTGGAAGCAGGCATTGCGAGATGCGCATAACCTCCCTGAGTATGAAGTCCCTCACCATCTAAGAAATGCGCCAACGTCATTAATGAAAGATATGGGCTATGGCGCTGAGTATCGTTATGCACACGATGAGCCAGGTGCATACGCCGCAGGCGAGCGTTATCTACCACCCGAAATGGCGGGCACGCGCTACTATGAGCCGACAAATCGCGGGCTTGAAACCAAAATTGGTGAAAAGTTAGATTATCTGGCGGATTTAGACGCAAAAAGCCCACAAAAGCGCTATGAAAAGTAG
- the serS gene encoding serine--tRNA ligase: MLDSKLLRTELDETAEKLARRGFKLDVETIGKLEEQRKSIQVEVENLQSTRNSISKQIGQKMAAGDKEGAEEIKKQIGTLGSDLEAKKEELAAVMAQLEDITLSVPNLPADDVPQGKDENDNVEISRWGEPKTYDFEVKDHVDLGEMGGGLDFASATKITGARFIVMKGQFARLHRAIAQFMLDLHTEEHGYTEMYVPYLVNSDSLFGTGQLPKFGKDLFHTEPLTEKASDEEPRKLSLIPTAEVPVTNLVRDTISEEADLPLKMTAHTPCFRSEAGSYGRDTRGLIRMHQFDKVELVQITKPEDSMNALEELTGHAEKVLQLLELPYRKVVLCTGDMGFGARKTYDLEVWVPAQETYREISSCSNMWDFQARRMQARFRRKGEKKPELVHTLNGSGLAVGRTMVAILENNQEADGRIAIPTALQKYMGGATHIG; encoded by the coding sequence ATGCTGGATTCTAAATTACTTCGTACAGAGCTGGATGAAACAGCTGAAAAATTAGCACGTCGTGGCTTCAAGCTAGACGTAGAAACTATCGGTAAACTTGAAGAGCAACGTAAGTCGATTCAAGTAGAAGTTGAGAATTTACAATCCACGCGTAACTCCATTTCTAAGCAGATCGGCCAGAAGATGGCTGCCGGCGACAAAGAAGGCGCTGAAGAGATCAAAAAGCAGATCGGTACACTAGGTAGCGATCTTGAAGCGAAGAAAGAAGAGCTAGCAGCGGTAATGGCTCAGCTTGAAGACATCACGCTTTCTGTGCCTAACTTGCCAGCGGATGATGTACCGCAAGGTAAAGACGAAAATGACAACGTAGAAATTTCTCGTTGGGGTGAGCCTAAGACTTACGATTTTGAAGTAAAAGACCACGTTGACCTAGGTGAGATGGGTGGCGGTCTAGACTTCGCTAGCGCAACTAAAATCACTGGCGCTCGCTTTATCGTAATGAAAGGTCAGTTCGCTCGCCTACACCGTGCTATCGCACAGTTCATGCTAGATCTTCATACTGAAGAGCACGGCTACACAGAAATGTACGTACCGTACCTAGTGAACTCTGACAGCCTATTTGGTACAGGTCAGCTACCTAAGTTTGGTAAAGATCTATTCCACACTGAGCCACTGACAGAAAAAGCAAGCGATGAAGAGCCACGTAAACTGTCTCTGATCCCAACGGCAGAAGTACCGGTGACTAACCTCGTGCGCGATACCATCTCTGAAGAGGCAGACCTGCCGCTTAAGATGACGGCTCACACACCATGTTTCCGTTCAGAAGCAGGTTCTTACGGTCGTGACACTCGTGGTCTTATCCGTATGCACCAATTCGACAAAGTCGAACTGGTTCAAATCACTAAGCCAGAAGATTCAATGAATGCGCTTGAAGAGCTAACCGGTCACGCAGAGAAAGTTCTACAACTACTAGAACTTCCATACCGTAAAGTGGTTCTTTGTACGGGTGACATGGGCTTCGGTGCTCGTAAGACTTACGACCTTGAAGTCTGGGTTCCAGCGCAAGAGACATACCGTGAGATCTCTTCTTGCTCGAACATGTGGGATTTCCAAGCTCGTCGTATGCAAGCTCGTTTCCGTCGTAAAGGCGAGAAGAAGCCTGAGCTTGTTCACACACTAAACGGCTCTGGTCTTGCAGTGGGTCGTACTATGGTAGCCATTCTTGAGAACAACCAAGAAGCGGACGGCCGTATTGCTATCCCAACAGCGCTACAGAAGTACATGGGCGGCGCTACGCACATCGGCTAA
- a CDS encoding DksA/TraR family C4-type zinc finger protein: MAVGWANDDSVSQQIQNTIDDEISRVRSLSNQGVSAEFCEECGEPIPLARRTAIKGVRFCIECQSNQEHQSYRQALFNRRGSKDSQLR, translated from the coding sequence ATGGCCGTAGGGTGGGCAAATGACGATAGTGTCAGCCAACAAATTCAAAATACCATAGACGACGAAATTTCAAGAGTTCGCAGTCTTTCAAACCAGGGGGTGAGTGCCGAGTTTTGTGAAGAATGTGGAGAGCCTATTCCACTAGCGAGGCGAACTGCTATCAAAGGTGTGAGGTTCTGTATTGAGTGTCAGTCTAACCAAGAACATCAGAGTTACCGTCAGGCTTTGTTCAATCGCCGAGGAAGCAAGGACAGCCAACTCAGGTAG
- the bioA gene encoding adenosylmethionine--8-amino-7-oxononanoate transaminase, protein MDLDFDRKHIWHPYTSTLNPLSCYPVVSANGVHLTLEDGTELVDGMSSWWSTIHGYNHPKLNAALQSQSEKMSHVMFGGITHQPAIDVSKKLLELAPDNMEHIFLADSGSVAVEVSLKMALQYWHARGERRPKFLTLSHGYHGDTFAAMSVTDPNNSMHSLYKGFLPEHIFADSPEIGFWDEWDEADISDFKCKMETHHSEVAAVILEPIVQGAGGMRLYHPTFLKRVRELCDQYGVLLILDEIATGFGRTGKLFASEHANIQPDIMCVGKALTGGYMTLSATLTSKHVADTVCGGEAGCFMHGPTFMGNPLACAVASASLDIVASNEWQSQVSSIESLFAELLPKLTSCSNVKDVRWLGAIGVVETHTAVNMEVIQKHFVEQGVWIRPFGRLIYMMPPYISQPEHIERLVTAIETALENEGCFS, encoded by the coding sequence ATGGATTTAGATTTCGACAGAAAACACATTTGGCACCCATACACTTCCACCCTTAATCCCCTTAGTTGTTATCCCGTAGTCTCAGCTAATGGCGTTCACCTCACTTTGGAGGATGGCACAGAGCTTGTCGATGGGATGTCATCTTGGTGGTCGACCATCCATGGCTATAACCACCCAAAACTCAACGCAGCGCTACAATCTCAAAGTGAGAAGATGTCACACGTAATGTTTGGTGGTATCACCCACCAGCCTGCCATTGATGTCAGCAAGAAGCTTCTTGAGCTTGCACCCGATAATATGGAACACATTTTCTTGGCCGATTCGGGATCGGTTGCGGTTGAGGTGTCACTGAAGATGGCGCTGCAATATTGGCACGCTCGAGGTGAACGTAGGCCAAAGTTTCTCACTCTCTCCCACGGCTACCATGGCGATACGTTTGCTGCCATGTCGGTCACCGACCCTAATAATTCCATGCATAGTTTGTACAAAGGCTTTTTGCCAGAGCATATCTTTGCTGACTCCCCAGAGATTGGGTTTTGGGACGAATGGGATGAAGCGGACATCAGTGATTTCAAATGCAAAATGGAAACTCATCACTCCGAGGTCGCTGCAGTGATCCTTGAGCCTATTGTTCAAGGGGCTGGCGGAATGCGTTTGTACCACCCTACGTTCCTAAAGCGTGTAAGAGAGCTTTGCGATCAATATGGTGTCTTACTTATTCTTGATGAGATTGCGACTGGCTTTGGCCGCACTGGGAAACTGTTTGCCAGCGAACACGCCAACATCCAGCCTGACATCATGTGCGTTGGTAAGGCGCTCACTGGTGGTTACATGACACTGTCAGCTACCTTAACCAGTAAGCACGTCGCAGATACGGTATGTGGCGGTGAAGCAGGATGCTTTATGCATGGTCCTACTTTTATGGGTAACCCGCTGGCCTGTGCTGTAGCAAGTGCGAGTTTAGATATCGTCGCAAGTAACGAATGGCAGTCTCAAGTGAGCAGTATTGAGTCCCTATTTGCGGAACTGTTGCCTAAACTTACAAGCTGCTCGAACGTGAAAGATGTACGTTGGTTGGGGGCAATCGGTGTAGTCGAAACTCATACGGCAGTTAACATGGAAGTGATTCAAAAGCACTTCGTTGAGCAAGGAGTCTGGATTCGCCCGTTTGGTAGGCTCATTTACATGATGCCTCCCTACATTAGCCAGCCAGAGCATATTGAAAGGCTGGTGACAGCAATCGAGACAGCTCTAGAAAATGAAGGGTGTTTTAGCTAA
- the bioB gene encoding biotin synthase BioB, with amino-acid sequence MEVRHDWTHAEVQELMNKPFMDLLFEAQTVHRQHQQTNHVQVSTLLSIKTGACPEDCKYCPQSARYKTDVEAERLMEVERVLDAAQKAKNAGSTRFCMGAAWKNPKERDMPLLTDMIKGVKDLGLETCMTLGMLTPDQATHLADAGLDYYNHNLDTSPEFYGNIITTRTYQDRLDTLSHVRDAGMKICSGGIIGMGESANDRAGLLMELANLPVQPESVPINMLVKVKGTPLEEVDDVEPFDFIRLIAIARIMMPKSAVRLSAGREDMNEQMQALCFMAGANSVFYGCKLLTTPNPDEDKDLQLFKKLGINREETSQKPDEVQENDLLDQVVSRVAARPTKDDLFYDASV; translated from the coding sequence GTGGAAGTACGACACGATTGGACGCATGCCGAAGTGCAAGAGCTGATGAACAAGCCATTTATGGATCTGTTGTTCGAAGCGCAAACTGTGCACCGTCAACATCAGCAAACCAACCATGTTCAAGTTAGCACCCTGTTATCGATTAAAACCGGTGCTTGCCCTGAAGATTGTAAGTACTGCCCACAAAGCGCACGCTACAAAACCGATGTTGAAGCAGAGCGTCTGATGGAAGTCGAACGTGTGCTAGATGCGGCGCAAAAAGCCAAAAACGCTGGTTCGACACGTTTTTGTATGGGTGCGGCGTGGAAGAACCCCAAAGAGCGTGATATGCCTTTGCTTACCGACATGATCAAAGGCGTCAAAGATTTGGGACTAGAGACCTGTATGACGCTAGGTATGTTGACGCCAGATCAGGCTACGCATCTTGCAGATGCTGGTCTTGACTACTACAACCACAACCTTGATACCTCTCCAGAATTTTACGGCAATATCATTACGACCCGAACCTACCAAGACCGCTTGGATACACTCAGTCACGTGCGTGATGCTGGTATGAAAATCTGCTCAGGCGGCATTATTGGTATGGGTGAAAGCGCCAATGACCGAGCGGGTTTGCTTATGGAACTTGCCAACCTTCCTGTCCAGCCGGAAAGTGTTCCAATCAACATGCTGGTTAAAGTGAAAGGCACACCGCTTGAAGAAGTGGATGATGTCGAACCTTTTGACTTTATTCGTCTTATTGCCATCGCACGAATCATGATGCCTAAATCAGCGGTTCGCCTGTCTGCAGGGCGCGAGGACATGAATGAGCAAATGCAGGCGCTATGTTTTATGGCAGGTGCGAACTCTGTGTTCTATGGCTGTAAGCTGCTTACCACACCAAACCCAGATGAAGATAAAGATCTTCAGCTGTTCAAAAAGCTCGGGATCAACCGAGAAGAAACCTCTCAAAAACCGGATGAGGTGCAAGAAAATGACCTTCTCGACCAAGTGGTAAGCCGAGTTGCTGCACGTCCTACCAAAGACGACCTATTTTATGACGCTAGCGTTTAA